Proteins encoded by one window of Manduca sexta isolate Smith_Timp_Sample1 chromosome 12, JHU_Msex_v1.0, whole genome shotgun sequence:
- the LOC115451514 gene encoding RAD50-interacting protein 1 isoform X3: protein MMYVINELKKKGNVDEKEKAEIIQDVNNRVGGDINDLVNAYNLENELSLRKKHLVSCLNLANNEVPSKIFSAIRKAISNTNEVENLKARREALDARVETFYNETESLRTELNKRFTAINKLEQALEYMKSYEKIDALSRQMKQCSDDELMVLLYGDLKEMSKVYNKGHRATYIKEYLHYWHNVLKDKITNHYEDVLKQIKWPFVTGSENATPPKEALVKFKNLTRYLFLIQEPEDQTAKPVSEEVTPESNPCLPVKILLRPLKKRFLFHFTGTRQTARIDRPEWFLTQTLTWIKDHQAFVSAHVQPIAEKLDLNNVRAVDEFNAGLIALAAERLYTVLALYHTQVAKGEIVDVDAAFAHAVDETLGFNRELTILIGREENSVLSVLTKAETFVRWLSVEKKYALAKMDETLGNDQWGEPVAAGVGAASGAVLWVPRAADWFVSLLKTIEDRYAALPQPGHRLQFLELQLELIEEWRVRLMQLMNAAVETLTPESFLAARGAQALPAVVNAAHYTRSVLLQRAHSLHYLQLHYYRRQFLHFTHQHHEEDSTSSSSSDDEDSEEQEEIKPKPEGQMEDAMSLNEVEQRAKKMAINAISRRNSHITDPSQIDIDIYTALWLTSSPIANLAVTEPLGVDEDIEVAGVFAEAPALLARVRDAGLAILSEHILLEFKAGLRDYKRQKWHGLVVVEARALSVSAALCGPLGALCMRMRGAGAALAPPLAAALRAHLAAELDHHIYQEVVLESWFNTGGTMQFTHDVKRNLVPAFAPPNKVARSVQTPQPGLRRRASSPNDVGQERPPGHRRAVLPGHPAHHAQRGPADPQPEDGP from the exons ATGATGTACGTTatcaatgaattaaaaaagaaaggCAATGTCGACGAGAAAGAAAAAGCTGAAATCATTCAAGATGTAAATAATCGTGTTGGTGGCGATATCAATGACTTGGTTAACGCATATAACTTGGAGAATGAATTAAGTTTGCGTAAAAAACATTTGGTCAGCTGC cTTAACTTAGCCAACAATGAGGTGCCGTCGAAAATATTTTCGGCAATCAGAAAAGCCATATCAAACACCAATGAGGTGGAAAACTTAAAGGCGAGACGGGAAGCTCTTGATGCAAGAGTAGAGACCTTCTACAATGAAACAGAGTCGCTAAGAACAGAACTCAATAAAAGATTCACAGCCATCAACAAGTTAGAACAGGCCTTGGAGTATATGAAATCTTATGAGAAGATAGATGCTTTGAG TCGCCAAATGAAACAATGCAGCGATGATGAACTGATGGTCTTATTATACGGAGACCTGAAAGAGATGTCCAAGGTGTACAACAAAGGACATCGGGCTACATACATCAAAGAGTACTTGCATTACTGGCATAATGTGCTAAAAGACAAGATAACAAA CCATTATGAAGATGTCCTGAAGCAAATAAAATGGCCATTTGTCACCGGTTCTGAGAATGCAACACCTCCTAAGGAAGCACTTGTGAAGTTCAAAAATCTCACTAGATATTTATTTCTGATACAAGAGCCTGAGGATCAGACAGCGAAGCCTGTTTCTGAAGAAGTTACCCCTG AAAGCAACCCATGCCTCCCCGTGAAGATTCTCCTACGACCTTTGAAGAAGCGATTCCTGTTCCATTTCACTGGGACTAGACAGACGGCTCGCATTGACAGACCGGAATGGTTCTTGACCCAAACCCTTACCTGGATCAAGGATCATCAGGCATTTGTCAGCGCTCATGTCCAACCTATTGCTGAAAAGCTTGATCTGAACAATGTTAGGGCTGTG GACGAATTCAATGCTGGCCTGATTGCCCTAGCAGCTGAACGCTTGTACACTGTGCTAGCATTGTACCACACACAAGTGGCTAAAGGCGAGATAGTCGATGTAGACGCAGCCTTTGCGCATGCGGTGGATGAGACGCTCGGGTTTAATAGAGAGCTGACCATACTGATTGGCCGCGAGGAGAACAGTGTGCTCTCTGTGTTGACTAAAGCTGAGACATTTGTGCGATGGCTGTCGGTCGAGAagaaat atgcCCTGGCCAAGATGGATGAGACCCTGGGCAACGACCAGTGGGGCGAGCCGGTGGCGGCGGGCGTGGGCGCGGCCAGCGGCGCCGTGCTGTGGGTGCCGCGCGCCGCCGACTGGTTCGTGTCGCTCCTCAAGACCATCGAGGACAGATACGCCGCGCTGCCGCAGCCGGGACACAG ACTGCAGTTCCTGGAGCTGCAACTGGAGCTGATCGAGGAGTGGCGCGTGCGCCTGATGCAGCTGATGAACGCGGCGGTGGAGACGCTGACGCCGGAGTCGTTCctggcggcgcgcggcgcgcagGCGCTGCCCGCCGTCGTCAACGCCGCGCACTACACGCGCTCCGTGCTGCTGCAGCGCGCGCACTCGCTG CACTACCTCCAGCTGCACTACTACCGGCGGCAGTTCCTGCACTTCACGCATCAGCACCACGAGGAGGACTCCACGTCTTCCTCCAGCTCTGATGACGAGGACAGCGAGGAGCAAGAGGAAATCAAACCTAAGCCAG AAGGGCAAATGGAAGACGCCATGTCGTTGAACGAAGTGGAACAACGCGCTAAGAAAATGGCTATAAATGCAATAAGCCGAAGAAATTCACACATCACAGATCCAAGTCAGATCGATATT GACATCTATACCGCTTTGTGGTTAACA TCGTCGCCGATCGCTAACTTGGCTGTGACCGAGCCGCTGGGCGTGGATGAAGATATCGAAGTGGCTGGAGTGTTTGCCGAAGCGCCGGCGCTGTTGGCCAGGGTGCGTGACGCTGGACTGGCGATTTTGTCTGAACACATACTGCTGGAGTTCAAGGCTGGACTGCGCGATTATAAGCGGCAGAA ATGGCACGGGCTGGTGGTGGTGGAGGCGCGCGCGCTGTCGGTGTCGGCGGCGCTGTGCGGGCCGCTGGGCGCACTGTGCATGCGCATGCGCGGTGCGGGCGCGGCGCTGGCCccgccgctcgccgccgcccTGCGCGCGCACCTCGCCGCCGAGCTCGACCACCACATCTACCAG GAGGTGGTCCTGGAGAGTTGGTTCAACACGGGCGGCACGATGCAGTTCACGCACGACGTGAAGAGGAACCTCGTGCCGGCCTTCGCGCCACCCAACAAG GTTGCTAGAAGCGTGCAAACTCCTCAACCTGGACTACGACGACGCGCGTCGTCTCCGAACGATGTTGGCCAAGAGCGCCCCCCCGGGCATCGACGGGCTGTCCTGCCAGGGCATCCGGCACATCACGCCCAGCGAGGCCCTGCAGATCCTCAACCAGAGGACGGACCTTAG
- the LOC115451514 gene encoding RAD50-interacting protein 1 isoform X1, which produces MMYVINELKKKGNVDEKEKAEIIQDVNNRVGGDINDLVNAYNLENELSLRKKHLVSCLNLANNEVPSKIFSAIRKAISNTNEVENLKARREALDARVETFYNETESLRTELNKRFTAINKLEQALEYMKSYEKIDALSRQMKQCSDDELMVLLYGDLKEMSKVYNKGHRATYIKEYLHYWHNVLKDKITNHYEDVLKQIKWPFVTGSENATPPKEALVKFKNLTRYLFLIQEPEDQTAKPVSEEVTPESNPCLPVKILLRPLKKRFLFHFTGTRQTARIDRPEWFLTQTLTWIKDHQAFVSAHVQPIAEKLDLNNVRAVDEFNAGLIALAAERLYTVLALYHTQVAKGEIVDVDAAFAHAVDETLGFNRELTILIGREENSVLSVLTKAETFVRWLSVEKKYALAKMDETLGNDQWGEPVAAGVGAASGAVLWVPRAADWFVSLLKTIEDRYAALPQPGHRLQFLELQLELIEEWRVRLMQLMNAAVETLTPESFLAARGAQALPAVVNAAHYTRSVLLQRAHSLHYLQLHYYRRQFLHFTHQHHEEDSTSSSSSDDEDSEEQEEIKPKPEGQMEDAMSLNEVEQRAKKMAINAISRRNSHITDPSQIDIDIYTALWLTSSPIANLAVTEPLGVDEDIEVAGVFAEAPALLARVRDAGLAILSEHILLEFKAGLRDYKRQKWHGLVVVEARALSVSAALCGPLGALCMRMRGAGAALAPPLAAALRAHLAAELDHHIYQEVVLESWFNTGGTMQFTHDVKRNLVPAFAPPNKVASQVNQLPKLLEACKLLNLDYDDARRLRTMLAKSAPPGIDGLSCQGIRHITPSEALQILNQRTDLSDATSPTSVMELF; this is translated from the exons ATGATGTACGTTatcaatgaattaaaaaagaaaggCAATGTCGACGAGAAAGAAAAAGCTGAAATCATTCAAGATGTAAATAATCGTGTTGGTGGCGATATCAATGACTTGGTTAACGCATATAACTTGGAGAATGAATTAAGTTTGCGTAAAAAACATTTGGTCAGCTGC cTTAACTTAGCCAACAATGAGGTGCCGTCGAAAATATTTTCGGCAATCAGAAAAGCCATATCAAACACCAATGAGGTGGAAAACTTAAAGGCGAGACGGGAAGCTCTTGATGCAAGAGTAGAGACCTTCTACAATGAAACAGAGTCGCTAAGAACAGAACTCAATAAAAGATTCACAGCCATCAACAAGTTAGAACAGGCCTTGGAGTATATGAAATCTTATGAGAAGATAGATGCTTTGAG TCGCCAAATGAAACAATGCAGCGATGATGAACTGATGGTCTTATTATACGGAGACCTGAAAGAGATGTCCAAGGTGTACAACAAAGGACATCGGGCTACATACATCAAAGAGTACTTGCATTACTGGCATAATGTGCTAAAAGACAAGATAACAAA CCATTATGAAGATGTCCTGAAGCAAATAAAATGGCCATTTGTCACCGGTTCTGAGAATGCAACACCTCCTAAGGAAGCACTTGTGAAGTTCAAAAATCTCACTAGATATTTATTTCTGATACAAGAGCCTGAGGATCAGACAGCGAAGCCTGTTTCTGAAGAAGTTACCCCTG AAAGCAACCCATGCCTCCCCGTGAAGATTCTCCTACGACCTTTGAAGAAGCGATTCCTGTTCCATTTCACTGGGACTAGACAGACGGCTCGCATTGACAGACCGGAATGGTTCTTGACCCAAACCCTTACCTGGATCAAGGATCATCAGGCATTTGTCAGCGCTCATGTCCAACCTATTGCTGAAAAGCTTGATCTGAACAATGTTAGGGCTGTG GACGAATTCAATGCTGGCCTGATTGCCCTAGCAGCTGAACGCTTGTACACTGTGCTAGCATTGTACCACACACAAGTGGCTAAAGGCGAGATAGTCGATGTAGACGCAGCCTTTGCGCATGCGGTGGATGAGACGCTCGGGTTTAATAGAGAGCTGACCATACTGATTGGCCGCGAGGAGAACAGTGTGCTCTCTGTGTTGACTAAAGCTGAGACATTTGTGCGATGGCTGTCGGTCGAGAagaaat atgcCCTGGCCAAGATGGATGAGACCCTGGGCAACGACCAGTGGGGCGAGCCGGTGGCGGCGGGCGTGGGCGCGGCCAGCGGCGCCGTGCTGTGGGTGCCGCGCGCCGCCGACTGGTTCGTGTCGCTCCTCAAGACCATCGAGGACAGATACGCCGCGCTGCCGCAGCCGGGACACAG ACTGCAGTTCCTGGAGCTGCAACTGGAGCTGATCGAGGAGTGGCGCGTGCGCCTGATGCAGCTGATGAACGCGGCGGTGGAGACGCTGACGCCGGAGTCGTTCctggcggcgcgcggcgcgcagGCGCTGCCCGCCGTCGTCAACGCCGCGCACTACACGCGCTCCGTGCTGCTGCAGCGCGCGCACTCGCTG CACTACCTCCAGCTGCACTACTACCGGCGGCAGTTCCTGCACTTCACGCATCAGCACCACGAGGAGGACTCCACGTCTTCCTCCAGCTCTGATGACGAGGACAGCGAGGAGCAAGAGGAAATCAAACCTAAGCCAG AAGGGCAAATGGAAGACGCCATGTCGTTGAACGAAGTGGAACAACGCGCTAAGAAAATGGCTATAAATGCAATAAGCCGAAGAAATTCACACATCACAGATCCAAGTCAGATCGATATT GACATCTATACCGCTTTGTGGTTAACA TCGTCGCCGATCGCTAACTTGGCTGTGACCGAGCCGCTGGGCGTGGATGAAGATATCGAAGTGGCTGGAGTGTTTGCCGAAGCGCCGGCGCTGTTGGCCAGGGTGCGTGACGCTGGACTGGCGATTTTGTCTGAACACATACTGCTGGAGTTCAAGGCTGGACTGCGCGATTATAAGCGGCAGAA ATGGCACGGGCTGGTGGTGGTGGAGGCGCGCGCGCTGTCGGTGTCGGCGGCGCTGTGCGGGCCGCTGGGCGCACTGTGCATGCGCATGCGCGGTGCGGGCGCGGCGCTGGCCccgccgctcgccgccgcccTGCGCGCGCACCTCGCCGCCGAGCTCGACCACCACATCTACCAG GAGGTGGTCCTGGAGAGTTGGTTCAACACGGGCGGCACGATGCAGTTCACGCACGACGTGAAGAGGAACCTCGTGCCGGCCTTCGCGCCACCCAACAAGGTCGCTTCGCAAGTCAACCAACTGCCGAA GTTGCTAGAAGCGTGCAAACTCCTCAACCTGGACTACGACGACGCGCGTCGTCTCCGAACGATGTTGGCCAAGAGCGCCCCCCCGGGCATCGACGGGCTGTCCTGCCAGGGCATCCGGCACATCACGCCCAGCGAGGCCCTGCAGATCCTCAACCAGAGGACGGACCTTAGTGACGCCACCAGTCCAACATCAGTCATGGAGTTATTCTGA
- the LOC115451514 gene encoding RAD50-interacting protein 1 isoform X2, whose translation MMYVINELKKKGNVDEKEKAEIIQDVNNRVGGDINDLVNAYNLENELSLRKKHLVSCLNLANNEVPSKIFSAIRKAISNTNEVENLKARREALDARVETFYNETESLRTELNKRFTAINKLEQALEYMKSYEKIDALSRQMKQCSDDELMVLLYGDLKEMSKVYNKGHRATYIKEYLHYWHNVLKDKITNHYEDVLKQIKWPFVTGSENATPPKEALVKFKNLTRYLFLIQEPEDQTAKPVSEEVTPESNPCLPVKILLRPLKKRFLFHFTGTRQTARIDRPEWFLTQTLTWIKDHQAFVSAHVQPIAEKLDLNNVRAVDEFNAGLIALAAERLYTVLALYHTQVAKGEIVDVDAAFAHAVDETLGFNRELTILIGREENSVLSVLTKAETFVRWLSVEKKYALAKMDETLGNDQWGEPVAAGVGAASGAVLWVPRAADWFVSLLKTIEDRYAALPQPGHRLQFLELQLELIEEWRVRLMQLMNAAVETLTPESFLAARGAQALPAVVNAAHYTRSVLLQRAHSLHYLQLHYYRRQFLHFTHQHHEEDSTSSSSSDDEDSEEQEEIKPKPEGQMEDAMSLNEVEQRAKKMAINAISRRNSHITDPSQIDISSPIANLAVTEPLGVDEDIEVAGVFAEAPALLARVRDAGLAILSEHILLEFKAGLRDYKRQKWHGLVVVEARALSVSAALCGPLGALCMRMRGAGAALAPPLAAALRAHLAAELDHHIYQEVVLESWFNTGGTMQFTHDVKRNLVPAFAPPNKVASQVNQLPKLLEACKLLNLDYDDARRLRTMLAKSAPPGIDGLSCQGIRHITPSEALQILNQRTDLSDATSPTSVMELF comes from the exons ATGATGTACGTTatcaatgaattaaaaaagaaaggCAATGTCGACGAGAAAGAAAAAGCTGAAATCATTCAAGATGTAAATAATCGTGTTGGTGGCGATATCAATGACTTGGTTAACGCATATAACTTGGAGAATGAATTAAGTTTGCGTAAAAAACATTTGGTCAGCTGC cTTAACTTAGCCAACAATGAGGTGCCGTCGAAAATATTTTCGGCAATCAGAAAAGCCATATCAAACACCAATGAGGTGGAAAACTTAAAGGCGAGACGGGAAGCTCTTGATGCAAGAGTAGAGACCTTCTACAATGAAACAGAGTCGCTAAGAACAGAACTCAATAAAAGATTCACAGCCATCAACAAGTTAGAACAGGCCTTGGAGTATATGAAATCTTATGAGAAGATAGATGCTTTGAG TCGCCAAATGAAACAATGCAGCGATGATGAACTGATGGTCTTATTATACGGAGACCTGAAAGAGATGTCCAAGGTGTACAACAAAGGACATCGGGCTACATACATCAAAGAGTACTTGCATTACTGGCATAATGTGCTAAAAGACAAGATAACAAA CCATTATGAAGATGTCCTGAAGCAAATAAAATGGCCATTTGTCACCGGTTCTGAGAATGCAACACCTCCTAAGGAAGCACTTGTGAAGTTCAAAAATCTCACTAGATATTTATTTCTGATACAAGAGCCTGAGGATCAGACAGCGAAGCCTGTTTCTGAAGAAGTTACCCCTG AAAGCAACCCATGCCTCCCCGTGAAGATTCTCCTACGACCTTTGAAGAAGCGATTCCTGTTCCATTTCACTGGGACTAGACAGACGGCTCGCATTGACAGACCGGAATGGTTCTTGACCCAAACCCTTACCTGGATCAAGGATCATCAGGCATTTGTCAGCGCTCATGTCCAACCTATTGCTGAAAAGCTTGATCTGAACAATGTTAGGGCTGTG GACGAATTCAATGCTGGCCTGATTGCCCTAGCAGCTGAACGCTTGTACACTGTGCTAGCATTGTACCACACACAAGTGGCTAAAGGCGAGATAGTCGATGTAGACGCAGCCTTTGCGCATGCGGTGGATGAGACGCTCGGGTTTAATAGAGAGCTGACCATACTGATTGGCCGCGAGGAGAACAGTGTGCTCTCTGTGTTGACTAAAGCTGAGACATTTGTGCGATGGCTGTCGGTCGAGAagaaat atgcCCTGGCCAAGATGGATGAGACCCTGGGCAACGACCAGTGGGGCGAGCCGGTGGCGGCGGGCGTGGGCGCGGCCAGCGGCGCCGTGCTGTGGGTGCCGCGCGCCGCCGACTGGTTCGTGTCGCTCCTCAAGACCATCGAGGACAGATACGCCGCGCTGCCGCAGCCGGGACACAG ACTGCAGTTCCTGGAGCTGCAACTGGAGCTGATCGAGGAGTGGCGCGTGCGCCTGATGCAGCTGATGAACGCGGCGGTGGAGACGCTGACGCCGGAGTCGTTCctggcggcgcgcggcgcgcagGCGCTGCCCGCCGTCGTCAACGCCGCGCACTACACGCGCTCCGTGCTGCTGCAGCGCGCGCACTCGCTG CACTACCTCCAGCTGCACTACTACCGGCGGCAGTTCCTGCACTTCACGCATCAGCACCACGAGGAGGACTCCACGTCTTCCTCCAGCTCTGATGACGAGGACAGCGAGGAGCAAGAGGAAATCAAACCTAAGCCAG AAGGGCAAATGGAAGACGCCATGTCGTTGAACGAAGTGGAACAACGCGCTAAGAAAATGGCTATAAATGCAATAAGCCGAAGAAATTCACACATCACAGATCCAAGTCAGATCGATATT TCGTCGCCGATCGCTAACTTGGCTGTGACCGAGCCGCTGGGCGTGGATGAAGATATCGAAGTGGCTGGAGTGTTTGCCGAAGCGCCGGCGCTGTTGGCCAGGGTGCGTGACGCTGGACTGGCGATTTTGTCTGAACACATACTGCTGGAGTTCAAGGCTGGACTGCGCGATTATAAGCGGCAGAA ATGGCACGGGCTGGTGGTGGTGGAGGCGCGCGCGCTGTCGGTGTCGGCGGCGCTGTGCGGGCCGCTGGGCGCACTGTGCATGCGCATGCGCGGTGCGGGCGCGGCGCTGGCCccgccgctcgccgccgcccTGCGCGCGCACCTCGCCGCCGAGCTCGACCACCACATCTACCAG GAGGTGGTCCTGGAGAGTTGGTTCAACACGGGCGGCACGATGCAGTTCACGCACGACGTGAAGAGGAACCTCGTGCCGGCCTTCGCGCCACCCAACAAGGTCGCTTCGCAAGTCAACCAACTGCCGAA GTTGCTAGAAGCGTGCAAACTCCTCAACCTGGACTACGACGACGCGCGTCGTCTCCGAACGATGTTGGCCAAGAGCGCCCCCCCGGGCATCGACGGGCTGTCCTGCCAGGGCATCCGGCACATCACGCCCAGCGAGGCCCTGCAGATCCTCAACCAGAGGACGGACCTTAGTGACGCCACCAGTCCAACATCAGTCATGGAGTTATTCTGA
- the LOC115451528 gene encoding putative inorganic phosphate cotransporter isoform X2, whose product MAIMGFLAVANAYTMRVCLNIAITQMVRRRGHSLAYDEGSCPGDVEEIVSVDDAETNRFDWDEETQGIILSAFYYGYIVTHLPGGMLAERFGGKYSLGFGVLSTAFFTLLTPWVVNVGGATGLIVLRVLEGLGEGTTFPALNAMLARWAPVSERGRMGSLVFGGAQIGNIAGTYLSGLVIKETGEWESVFYLFGAVGIFWFILWSLLCYNDPESHPYISDKEKKYLEEALGRHRTSQPSSIPWKPIFMSVPLWALVCAQIGHDYGYFTMVTDLPKYMTGVLKFDIHRTGTLAALPYAVMWISSIAFGWICDKMVKRNWLSVTNARKTFTTIASVGPGICMILASYSGCDTQVVVILFTASMGLMGAFYPGMKVNALDLSGNYAGTIMAIVNGIGAVTGIIAPYLVGVLTPDSTLVQWRLVFWIALAVFIVTNLVFVAWASGEEQWWNHTAEDPKKQQEVEAAATRSVNAEVKL is encoded by the exons GAGATCGTGTCGGTTGATGATGCT GAAACAAACAGGTTCGACTGGGACGAAGAGACGCAAGGTATAATCCTCAGCGCGTTCTACTACGGTTACATAGTGACGCATCTTCCCGGCGGTATGCTGGCCGAGAGGTTCGGCGGGAAGTATTCTTTGGGCTTTGGTGTGCTCAGCACCGCTTTCTTCACGCTCTTGACACCTTGGGTTGTGAACGTGGGAGGAGCTACTGGACTTATCGTGTTGAGGGTGCTGGAGGGACTTGGAGAG GGCACGACATTCCCGGCATTAAACGCTATGCTTGCAAGATGGGCGCCAGTATCCGAGAGGGGGCGAATGGGGTCACTAGTATTCGGTGGAGCTCAGATTGGGAATATAGCGGGCACATACCTTTCTGGACTGGTCATTAAAGAGACAGGGGAATGGGAGTCCGTGTTCTACCTCTTTGGAGCTGTTGGCATCTTCTGGTTTATACTATGG tcaCTGCTCTGCTACAACGACCCTGAATCCCATCCCTACATATCGGACAAAGAGAAGAAGTACTTGGAGGAGGCTCTCGGCAGACACCGCACTAGCCAGCCCTCGTCTATACCCTGGAAGCCTATCTTCATGTCAGTGCCTCTGTGGGCTTTGGTATGCGCTCAG ATCGGTCACGACTACGGCTACTTCACGATGGTGACAGACCTGCCGAAGTACATGACAGGCGTGTTGAAGTTTGACATACACCGCACGGGCACGCTCGCGGCGCTGCCCTACGCTGTTATGTGGATCAGTTCCATTGCGTTCGGCTGGATATGTGACAAGATGGTGAAGAGAAATTGGCTGTCAGTTACTAACGCGAGGAAGACTTTCACTACCATTG CTTCCGTCGGACCCGGAATCTGCATGATCCTGGCCTCATATTCCGGATGTGACACGCAAGTCGTGGTGATATTATTTACTGCATCCATGGGGCTGATGGGAGCGTTCTACCCTGGGATGAAGGTGAACGCTTTGGACCTGAGTGGGAACTACGCTGGGACCATCATGGCGATTGTGAACGGTATAGGGGCTGTTACTGGAATCATCGCGCCGTATCTGGTCGGAGTGCTGACGCCTGAT agCACGCTGGTACAATGGCGGCTGGTGTTTTGGATAGCTCTGGCGGTGTTCATAGTGACCAACTTAGTGTTCGTGGCGTGGGCGTCAGGAGAGGAGCAGTGGTGGAACCACACCGCTGAGGACCCTAAGAAACAACAGGAAGTGGAAGCAGCTGCCACAAGGTCCGTTAACGCTGAAGTTAAACTTTGA